In one Pseudomonas sp. 31-12 genomic region, the following are encoded:
- the alc gene encoding allantoicase: protein MKAYAVPFEKFVNLADARLGTKIISVTDDWFADANRLFQPTPAVWKEGVFDDNGKWMDGWESRRKRFEGYDSAVIRLGVPGSIKGVDIDTSFFTGNFPPSASLEACFLASGEPDDNTQWTEVLSAVELQGNSHHYHEISNEQAFSHLRFNIYPDGGVARLRVYGIPFRDWSAVGDNEQVDLAAALNGGRALACSDEHFGRMSNILNPGRGINMGDGWETARRRTPGNDWVIVALGHAGEIEKVIVDTLHFKGNYPDTCSIQGAFVKGGTDSQIETQSLFWRELLPAQKLEMHAEHTFAEQIKALGPITHIRLNVFPDGGVSRLRVLGKVAK from the coding sequence ATGAAAGCTTACGCCGTACCTTTCGAGAAGTTCGTCAACCTGGCCGACGCCCGTCTGGGCACCAAAATCATCTCGGTCACCGATGACTGGTTCGCTGATGCCAACCGCCTGTTCCAGCCGACTCCGGCTGTGTGGAAAGAAGGCGTGTTCGATGACAACGGCAAGTGGATGGACGGCTGGGAGTCGCGCCGCAAGCGCTTCGAAGGCTACGACAGCGCGGTGATCCGCCTGGGCGTACCGGGTTCGATCAAAGGCGTGGACATCGACACTTCATTCTTCACCGGCAACTTCCCGCCATCGGCGTCCCTGGAGGCCTGCTTCCTGGCTTCGGGTGAGCCGGACGACAACACCCAGTGGACTGAAGTGCTGTCGGCCGTCGAGCTGCAAGGCAACAGCCATCACTACCACGAAATCAGCAACGAACAGGCGTTCAGCCATCTGCGCTTCAACATCTATCCGGATGGTGGCGTGGCCCGTCTGCGTGTGTACGGCATTCCGTTCCGCGACTGGTCCGCTGTCGGCGACAACGAGCAGGTTGACCTGGCTGCAGCCCTCAACGGTGGCCGCGCCCTCGCCTGCTCCGACGAACACTTCGGCCGCATGAGCAACATCCTCAACCCGGGCCGTGGCATCAACATGGGCGACGGTTGGGAAACTGCACGTCGTCGCACGCCAGGCAATGACTGGGTCATCGTCGCGCTGGGGCATGCCGGCGAGATCGAAAAAGTCATCGTCGACACCCTGCACTTCAAGGGCAACTACCCGGACACCTGCTCAATCCAGGGCGCGTTTGTGAAGGGCGGCACCGACAGCCAGATCGAAACCCAATCGCTGTTCTGGCGCGAATTGCTGCCGGCGCAGAAACTGGAAATGCACGCCGAACACACCTTCGCCGAGCAGATCAAGGCGCTGGGTCCGATCACCCACATCCGCCTGAACGTGTTCCCGGATGGTGGTGTTAGCCGCCTGCGGGTATTGGGCAAGGTCGCTAAATAA
- the uraD gene encoding 2-oxo-4-hydroxy-4-carboxy-5-ureidoimidazoline decarboxylase, with product MSTFQTLKPSTLARDAFVAAFADIYEHSPWVAEKAFDLGQDASIDEIETLHQRMSDILLSADQQSQLALINAHPDLAGKAAVQGQLTEASTNEQAGAGIHQCTAEEFSRFTELNDAYKAKFKFPFIMAVKGSNRHQILAAFETRIHNSADTEFKCALAEINKIALFRLLTL from the coding sequence CGCTGAAACCCTCGACCCTGGCCCGCGACGCGTTTGTCGCCGCTTTCGCCGACATCTACGAACATTCGCCATGGGTGGCCGAGAAGGCCTTCGATTTGGGCCAGGACGCGTCGATCGACGAGATCGAAACCCTGCACCAGCGCATGAGCGACATCCTGTTGAGCGCCGATCAGCAAAGCCAACTGGCACTGATCAATGCTCACCCGGACCTGGCCGGCAAAGCCGCCGTCCAGGGCCAACTGACCGAAGCCAGTACGAATGAACAGGCTGGCGCCGGTATTCACCAATGCACGGCCGAAGAGTTTTCTCGCTTCACCGAGCTGAACGACGCCTACAAGGCCAAGTTCAAGTTTCCCTTCATCATGGCGGTAAAAGGCAGCAACCGGCATCAGATCCTCGCGGCGTTCGAAACGCGCATTCACAACTCGGCAGACACCGAATTCAAATGCGCGCTGGCGGAGATCAACAAGATCGCCTTGTTCCGTTTACTGACCCTATAG